Genomic DNA from Choristoneura fumiferana chromosome 19, NRCan_CFum_1, whole genome shotgun sequence:
ttaaattaaaacaaatttcatgactctaaaccaaGCGGTTGTTattacgagattttatccctatcccgtgggaatatcgggataaaaagtagcctatgtgttattcccgatgtccagctatctacatacaaaattgtatgacgaagcccagcggttattagttcgagattttgtccctatcccgtgagaacatagggataaaaagtagctattccagacgtccagctacataccaaatttcataactctaagcccagcggttcttattttgagattttatccctatcccgtaggaatatcgggataaaaagtatcctatgctatgttttaatccaggttattaactaactttttgccaaatttcattcaattccgtccagccgtttcagcgtgaaaaagtaacaaacatactcactcagaAGCTCActctctcactcactcacaaactttcacatttggttataatattagtaggatatagtaggataacctaacctaactaacaaaaagtcgAAAACCCCGACTTTCTCACTTAAAAgattaatatctcaaaaacggctaaaccgattttgatgaaacatgtctaagaaccatcgctagaaaacctgctttcaaataaaaaacacacacattcaaatcggtccacccgtttaagagctacggtgccacaggcagacacacagatacacatagcggtcaaacttataacacccctctttttgcgttgggggttaaaaatgaataacCAAATTCACGCGGAAATTCTGAAGTATTCTAATCTTTACAGAACAGAGTATAACTTAGACCATCTACGTCGTACttttaaaagtcaaaaaaaggtcattgcttatttttttttgcaataaattcATTAGTTCATTACACTATACAAACATAAACAACTACATTAAacgatttaaaaacaatttatcgAGTAATGTTTCTCGatttaaagcctgaccagaaatatatgactattcgccatgttgcagaattttattggaactaatttcttacactggcaataattttaatgattgtcagttggtgtcactgtggcggtttctttgaataataacaaaaaatgcacataacgattagtagtcaacaacggatcattgtataTACCAATTGGAATTGAAGATATATTGAATATAGgcatacagaaaaaaaaaacgcttggggaataaaactatttcactacaaaacctttccaagttaacatcagagctaagaggtaaacgttgtagacaagtcaagatatcgttccgactatactgaactattgccataaattgaccactatcattatacgtgtaagtgtaggaaggtctcgggcgggctttacattgcgcgccctgtaacaggacctttaagactaagtttggctttgccagccatattcgggcacataataaacaagcctaaaggttcgcctttgtcggacacgacatggaggacatcatcattgccataaataagaacaatagcgctcTCTTGAatatagtcatatatttttggtttaactTTAGtatacattgtaaaaaaaatacacaacccCTAAAACTATGTATTTTCGCTGCCACTTACCACCAGGCGATCGCCATCTTGTTTTCCCGCCGCAAAACCAGAGTCGTTATTGTTGAACACGCttgtaatcacaatcgttttcacaacttctttctgtcacacggcacaAGACGAGGggagaaagagatggtgaaagcgatcGCGCGTTgcacaatacggcctctgatcccGTTTTATCAAGACCACTGTTTGATAAAATGATCAATCTTGTATCGCTCAAGTTCAATCGTATATCAGAGCCAATTATAGAAGAGATGTATTTAGAATACAAAAAGAaagaattatattattttaacttaCCTTTTTTATCTTGACAGACAAATTggctaataatattattataagggTTCTAGCAAAAACTAATCCGGTTTATGTCTTACttaccgcgcggttttagcagtctctcttcaaagtatcgcttgagaaagagacggtgcgctaaATCGCGGGTTTAGCCGCatcgcatagtgcgtacgtagcttAGACATAAACACGCGGACGCTCGTGTTTATTATTCATTGATTATTTAGTTCATtagcatctctttctatcctcgtatTATTCCGTGTACCAAATAATAAGGCCCCATTCATTGGAGCATACTACTACAGAATCAAAAGCaactatcgaatacatacctgataatatagtatatttttaaagctagtcgtattttcaataattgcaATGGATATTGTGACGTATTATAATAGCAaaaaggttgaatttccaaagcTGTCGGTCggtaaatcgcctctacctatttacaagcttttatttagtttcacctgtcccgttgtctgtctgtctgtctgcaatcaaatcttgcaagttaaattcgaccgagttctagtagttggattgacttgaaatttggtatgcttatgtaaattgcgtgacaatacaataatctggcagtgacaccctaatagtccggccaggatcgtctccacaggacggaactcttcaccGGTTAATGgcagataatttttctgagtggaccttaCGAACATtgcgtcaaggttcaattttgttgacatattgattttagatacgagattttttcaaagttgtgACGTAATGACAATACCGTGTGAAGGAAAGAAGTGGTAAAGGCAATTCAGATTTCGAGCGTGACAACAATGATGTTTGAATGACGTAAAGGTTTTACGATGGCCTTAGGAATCAAGCTAATTGACTACAAACCACTGTCTGTCAAGTTAAAACAATATGAATTTACAcacttttataagtaaaaaagcgaattaaaacaaatcagatctaattataattagcatagaacaaaatataattttattatattcctAAAATTCGTATCAAAATTCCTTTTTTCTGTAAACAAAACTTCTTACACGTATTTTTATTCGTCATtgattaattacttaaaaaacaaGCGAAGcagaaatataaatacagagATGTGATCTGATTCTTATTGCACATTTTTTTGCATCTTTATAGACTCTCACATAAATGTAGAAATAGAAAAATGCTCACTatctctcgtatttaataacttaagcgtaagcgggacggcaaaatacgaagttcgaattttgctatTCGTAGTATACGCCCAGGTTTTCTTTCATTTTCTACTGATTTCTGTGcgagtctaaggggctgtttcaccatccattgattagtgttactgacggttaaatgtgatgccgtctccgtctattcgaacaaaaaatagagacggcatcacattcaaccgccagttaacactaatcaatacatagatagtgaaacagcccctaaatttaaGATCCTTTTTGATCAATACATTCCGGCaattattttacatacataacCTATGTCTACGTCTCTTTCACCAATAACCTATGAGAATCTTCGTGTTTGTAGCTTTGCTTTTAGCACTTGGtacagccgaggaaactgaatcacgtgtgGAACTTTTGAGCTACTATGCCATGTTAACATCCCATAAATCTGCCAAAGTAATCATAGCGTAATTGATTATGACAACGTTGCAGTCTGatacgtgactcagtttccgCGACAGTACtaaaaaagattaaaactaCCGTCATATCTATGTAACTTTTTACATCCTCATCAGCCTATACCTATATGTgacactactgggcacaggcctcctcgagCAGGGTTGGGCTGCAGTTAAGAATCTCGCACACTTTAaactgcttcgcaggtgtgtgcaggtctGTCTACGCTTCCTTTCCTTTCACttcaaagctcatggtaaatttcaattatcTACACATAAGTCTGATCTAGAAAAAAGGCCAAAAGCTACAAACACGACGACAGCACAACAAGACTATTAGTAAATCAGATGTAATACAACACTCATATTTTCTTGTCAAAGCATTAGTCGTAATTAAGTATTAACAGAGTCAAAAATATCCTTAAAAATGTAAGAATAAGATTGAAAATCGCGTGATTATCACATAGAGACAAACTTAAAACACACACCCACAACACATATTGGTCCGtgctaaatacatatataaaatatacatcTAACCGTCTTGGGTACATTGCACAAATATATTAAGATTGTTATACTTATATtacaataaatcaaatattatgACAGTTCTATTGCTTGTAATTCACTATTTGACCCATTTTGGGTTTATCAAAGGCAGAACGGCAAAGCATTTTATGCCCTTTGCCAGGCACAGCGCATATAttgaccacataaatgtacagaAAAATTTGACCTTGCTAAGCTTACGAtgtggtacaaaatcaattgaaatcgttgaaaatattattcgttcTTAAATCAAACCCACACACCCATAGCGTATCTAAAACGTCAGGGCCCGGAAAAGGGTTaacaatatttttgtgaaaGAGAGTCATCTATTTTGCCCTCAAAACCAAAAAagaaattatgtatgtatacattacaatgcaaacatttttctaccGAAGCGTAACACTGCTATCTCCTGGGTTACGGGAGAGAATAACAACATTAAatagtcaatgagggctatcgcgaatgaattcgccgctagaggcgctagtgtagcgtgaggtctccgaaatgtcaaatctcatagtttttgggtgagctacgcgggtttatttataattagattttttttgtgaatattttgcattacctgaaattaattatggcaattatgcgttacggggcaatgaatgtcagtgttttgagacagttttgtcttttggaaacttttttcctcccttttttcccgaacaaaacgggactaagcagcactgtggttgctggatatttttatggtacggttttaaggtgttttaaatatgattttaaatctaaactttgttttcacgcccgtaataacagactctgaaagccacacttaaaaacctcacgcaacagtgcgccatctagtgagacaaaaaacgatagcccttatGACCCAGAAAACAACGTAACCCAAGAATGgtcaacgaaaatacaaactgatacatggatgcacagaaaaaaacagaaaaagagacctgcgctgggaatcgaatccaggtcctcagcattccgtgctgcgtgccatacccttacaccactactggacaggagtctagacacaaatttctcccatgcaccacacatttcagcctgtttttttctttcttaagtagcgacatctatgttttagctctaaCATCAACACTCCTTCAGAACTAATCTAGTGGAACCTAGCCCTACCCGTGTAGGGGTATATcatgcagcacggaatgccgaggacctgggttcgattcccagcgctggtctctttatctgggttttttctgtgcatccatgattcagtttgttttttcgttggatttcacgggatgaccgtaaaagtaacaaatttggagttgaaataaaaaatacaaaaagactccataaACTAATCATAACAAGAATCCAGAAAGAATAATTATTATACCATGTTTTTTACTACAATAATTCCAGTTAATTCGTCATTAAATACGTATATATTTGTGCACGATACCGGAGCGCCGGGTCCGCTACGATCTACACTAACATATCATTTTGTGAATCTTGAGGATCTTGCCGAGCCGCTGTTTGGCTGTCTTCATACCCTTTTTCAGTCTTGAATCTGTAAAATAAGAACATACCGTTATAATAAATACGTCAACTTTGGCATTTTGCGTTCATTTATTAGTTCTTTACCTAAAAGAATACATCCTTGTAGTGATTCACTTCgaacaaaatttcaatacaatcttgtacttgacgcaatttttcgcgtagctttttacataagtataattaatttgtagcttctcatttttcgtgtagtattttaccCTAGACGCATTTCACCGCGATCGATGATTGCCTGGGActctaattattataattgattgattttgacAGAACGCTATAATTGAATGATCGCTATGATCTAGGTGAAATgctatgcttttgaggtaaagaactaactAATGTTTGCGTTTTAAAAAAACgaagataatttttttttttaggcgTGCTGGCTTGTCGTAGTCTGAAAGATGCATGTGGCGAAGAAGCTAGATAAATATAGCAGGACGGCGATTGGCTGAGGTGTGGTATTGATGGagcataggtaccatcagccaaatatcgagggtattctggcagagccggataagtgcacaatatttattttttatacggctTTGCTAGATAGTGGtcatttttagataaataaaaattattcttattcttattcttatataataaagcagaaaaaattGAGCATGCCTCTGTAAATTAAATTTGctcttattctgttttgccagaataccctcgatatgTGGTCACAAGTTCccgtcaaatgaatatgtcgctgaagtccgaactttcaagttgacagacacgtctattggcattattgttttatgacatgcaaacgattatcaaccttagggtggtagaccacatatttggctgatggtaccatgtACCTAGCTGTTGCTGCTTAATGAATTCAATCTTTGTTGTTCAGTGaatgaaatagaaatataaatattttattcggttAGGGCTCATAATGTCCCACTCGCAAAATGTCCCACCACCAAAATTACGTCCCTTTCGCAAATGGTCCCTTATGCAAAATAGCCCATTACCATTACGTCCCTTTCTCTAAAGGTCCCATTGTTTTCGCAAAACGTCCCGTCTGCAAAATGTCACATTAGCAAAATGTCCCGTTTGCAAATCGTCCCTTTCGCAAAATGTCCCGCCTGCAAAATTCAtgtttaaataatgaaattggcTCTCTCTCATGGATTGAAAAGAAGGACATTTTGCGGAAGGGACGTTTTGCGAACTGGACGTTTTGTGACGGGACATTTTGAGAACGGGACATTTTGCAGAGAGGTCGTTTTGAGAATGGGACATTTATAAAAGGGACCTTTTGCGCAAGGGACAAAGGGACATTTTGCGAGTGGGACATTATGAGCCctaacacaaaaacacaaaacaaaaaaaaacattaagtagtaggtatttgcgaaatcgcgagcTTTGATATCGTGTTTCTTTTCATGTTTGCGATTATGCGCGTATAGTTTTACTTGTTTAGTTTGTTTCTACTTGTGAGATCCTATAATTGGCTTTATTGTCagtataaaatatgtttattctgtaatttatagctgttggttctccgaaaatatataaataaatcgcTCGCACTTCGGTGTTTCTAAATTTCATTGCGAAACTACGTTCGAAATTGTTCGTATTTTTCAATATCTGCCCTGAAcggagatcgaacccgggcAGTCAAACTTTTCTAACCACGCGCTATCCGGTCAGCAATTCGTGTACTCACTCTTGTTATTTGGCGTGTtgtgcgcgggcggcggcggccgccTGCTCTTTGTCGCGAGCACGGCTCTTTTCGCGTTCTGTAACAAAtagtttgtttttgttaaaaaaaaaaacaatattttttgctaAACACTGTTTAAAGGGAAAAACTACGTGTTTGTGGCAAGGTGAATttaccttttaaccgccaatacgttttcattcgtacgtgcccATATCGCTacctacaccgaaactatatgacattttgtcttaatgaggctatcgttttttgtgtcactagatggcgcactgttgcgtgaagtTTTAAGATGGCTttcaagtctgttattacgggcgtgaaaaacaaagtttagattaaatcatatttaatacaccttaaaccgtaccataaaaatatcgagcatgccacagtgttgcatagtccccgttttatttggaaaaaaaggaaggacaaaggtttccgaaatacaaactgtctcaaaacacagacattcattgctccggaacgcatattttgccataattatttcagaatattgcaaaatattcacaaattattctaattctaaataaacccgcgtagctcacccaaaattatgaaatttgacataccaCATTAtatacactagcgcctctagtggcgaattcatacgcgatagccctcatgtATAAGACTTGCGACGTAATGAGCTGGTGTTAGTACTGacctgcgcgtgcgcgtgcgcatgTTCGTGTGGTGCGCGGCTGCGTGTAGCGCGGCGCGCCACGCACTCGCGGGCGCCGCCGGCGCGCGCGGGCCCGCGCAGCCGCGGCACCAGCCGGCcaccggcgcgcgcgcggcgaccACGACTCGTCCTGCGCACAACATTCACCGTATCTAAGGTGCGGCCTCATGCAGCCGCTCGTCGCTTGGTTGCAGCGACAAATTTGGTCGCGTAATAACATAGCGaactgaaaatgttgagctttatcgctggaaaacgacaaacgacNNNNNNNNNNNNNNNNNNNNNNNNNNNNNNNNNNNNNNNNNNNNNNNNNNNNNNNNNNNNNNNNNNNNNNNNNNNNNNNNNNNNNNNNNNNNNNNNNNNNNNNNNNNNNNNNNNNNNNNNNNNNNNNNNNNNNNNNNNNNNNNNNNNNNNNNNNNNNNNNNNNNNNNNNNNNNNNNNNNNNNNNNNNNNNNNNNNNNNNNNNNNNNNNNNNNNNNNNNNNNNNNNNNNNNNNNNNNNNNNNNNNNNNNNNNNNNNNNNNNNNNNNNNNNNNNNNNNNNNNNNNNNNNNNNNNNNNNNNNNNNNNNNNNNNNNNNNNNNNNNNNNNNNNNNNNNNNNNNNNNNNNNNNNNNNNNNNNNNNNNNNNNNNNNNNNNNNNNNNNNNNNNNNNNNNNNNNNNNNNNNNNNNNNNNNNNNNNNNNNNNNNNNNNNNNNNNNNNNNNNNNNNNNNNNNNNNNNNNNNNNNNNNNNNNNNNNNNNNNNNNNNNNNNNNNNNNNNNNNNNNNNNNNNNNNNNNNNNNNNNNNNNNNNNNNNNNNNNNNNNNNNNNNNNNNNNNNNNNNNNNNNNNNNNNNNNNNNNNNNNNNNNNNNNNNNNNNNNNNNNNNNNNNNNNNNNNNNNNNNNNNNNNNNNNNNNNNNNNNNNNNNNNNNNNNNNNNNNNNNNNNNNNNNNNNNNNNNNNNNNNNNNNNNNNNNNNNNNNNNNNNNNNNNNNNNNNNNNNNNNNNNNNNNNNNNNNNNNNNNNNNNNNNNNNNNNNNNNNNNNNNNNNNNNNNNNNNNNNNNNNNNNNNNNNNNNNNNNNNNNNNNNNNNNNNNNNNNNNNNNNNNNNNNNNNNNNNNNNNNNNNNNNNNNNNNNNNNNNNNNNNNNNNNNNNNNNNNNNNNNNNNNNNNNNNNNNNNNNNNNNNNNNNNNNNNNNNNNNNNNNNNNNNNNNNNNNNNNNNNNNNNNNNNNNNNNNNNNNNNNNNNNNNNNNNNNNNNNNNNNNNNNNNNNNNNNNNNNNNNNNNNNNNNNNNNNNNNNNNNNNNNNNNNNNNNNNNNNNNNNNNNNNNNNNNNNNNNNNNNNNNNNNNNNNNNNNNNNNNNNNNNNNNNNNNNNNNNNNNNNNNNNNNNNNNNNNNNNNNNNNNNNNNNNNNNNNNNNNNNNNNNNNNNNNNNNNNNNNNNNNNNNNNNNNNNNNNNNNNNNNNNNNNNNNNNNNNNNNNNNNNNNNNNNNNNNNNNNNNNNNNNNNNNNNNNNNNNNNNNNNNNNNNNNNNNNNNNNNNNNNNNNNNNNNNNNNNNNNNNNNNNNNNNNNNNNNNNNNNNNNNNNNNNNNNNNNNNNNNNNNNNNNNNNNNNNNNNNNNNNNNNNNNNNNNNNNNNNNNNNNNNNNNNNNNNNNNNNNNNNNNNNNNNNNNNNNNNNNNNNNNNNNNNNNNNNNNNNNNNNNNNNNNNNNNNNNNNNNNNNNNNNNNNNNNNNNNNNNNNNNNNNNNNNNNNNNNNNNNNNNNNNNNNNNNNNNNNNNNNNNNNNNNNNNNNNNNNNNNNNNNNNNNNNNNNNNNNNNNNNNNNNNNNNNNNNNNNNNNNNNNNNNNNNNNNNNNNNNNNNNNNNNNNNNNNNNNNNNNNNNNNNNNNNNNNNNNNNNNNNNNNNNNNNNNNNNNNNNNNNNNNNNNNNNNNNNNNNNNNNNNNNNNNNNNNNNNNNNNNNNNNNNNNNNNNNNNNNNNNNNNNNNNNNNNNNNNNNNNNNNNNNNNNNNNNNNNNNNNNNNNNNNNNNNNNNNNNNNNNNNNNNNNNNNNNNNNNNNNNNNNNNNNNNNNNNNNNNNNNNNNNNNNNNNNNNNNNNNNNNNNNNNNNNNNNNNNNNNNNNNNNNNNNNNNNNNNNNNNNNNNNNNNNNNNNNNNNNNNNNNNNNNNNNNNNNNNNNNNNNNNNNNNNNNNNNNNNNNNNNNNNNNNNNNNNNNNNNNNNNNNNNNNNNNNNNNNNNNNNNNNNNNNNNNNNNNNNNNNNNNNNNNNNNNNNNNNNNNNNNNNNNNNNNNNNNNNNNNNNNNNNNNNNNNNNNNNNNNNNNNNNNNNNNNNNNNNNNNNNNNNNNNNNNNNNNNNNNNNNNNNNNNNNNNNNNNNNNNNNNNNNNNNNNNNNNNNNNNNNNNNNNNNNNNNNNNNNNNNNNNNNNNNNNNNNNNNNNNNNNNNNNNNNNNNNNNNNNNNNNNNNNNNNNNNNNNNNNNNNNNNNNNNNNNNNNNNNNNNNNNNNNNNNNNNNNNNNNNNNNNNNNNNNNNNNNNNNNNNNNNNNNNNNNNNNNNNNNNNNNNNNNNNNNNNNNNNNNNNNNNNNNNNNNNNNNNNNNNNNNNNNNNNNNNNNNNNNNNNNNNNNNNNNNNNNNNNNNNNNNNNNNNNNNNNNNNNNNNNNNNNNNNNNNNNNNNNNNNNNNNNNNNNNNNNNNNNNNNNNNNNNNNNNNNNNNNNNNNNNNNNNNNNNNNNNNNNNNNNNNNNNNNNNNNNNNNNNNNNNNNNNNNNNNNNNNNNNNNNNNNNNNNNNNNNNNNNNNNNNNNNNNNNNNNNNNNNNNNNNNNNNNNNNNNNNNNNNNNNNNNNNNNNNNNNNNNNNNNNNNNNNNNNNNNNNNNNNNNNNNNNNNNNNNNNNNNNNNNNNNNNNNNNNNNNNNNNNNNNNNNNNNNNNNNNNNNNNNNNNNNNNNNNNNNNNNNNNNNNNNNNNNNNNNNNNNNNNNNNNNNNNNNNNNNNNNNNNNNNNNNNNNNNNNNNNNNNNNNNNNNNNNNNNNNNNNNNNNNNNNNNNNNNNNNNNNNNNNNNNNNNNNNNNNNNNNNNNNNNNNNNNNNNNNNNNNNNNNNNNNNNNNNNNNNNNNNNNNNNNNNNNNNNNNNNNNNNNNNNNNNNNNNNNNNNNNNNNNNNNNNNNNNNNNNNNNNNNNNNNNNNNNNNNNNNNNNNNNNNNNNNNNNNNNNNNNNNNNNNNNNNNNNNNNNNNNNNNNNNNNNNNNNNNNNNNNNNNNNNNNNNNNNNNNNNNNNNNNNNNNNNNNNNNNNNNNNNNNNNNNNNNNNNNNNNNNNNNNNNNNNNNNNNNNNNNNNNNNNNNNNNNNNNNNNNNNNNNNNNNNNNNNNNNNNNNNNNNNNNNNNNNNNNNNNNNNNNNNNNNNNNNNNNNNNNNNNNNNNNNNNNNNNNNNNNNNNNNNNNNNNNNNNNNNNNNNNNNNNNNNNNNNNNNNNNNNNNNNNNNNNNNNNNNNNNNNNNNNNNNNNNNNNNNNNNNNNNNNNNNNNNNNNNNNNNNNNNNNNNNNNNNNNNNNNNNNNNNNNNNNNNNNNNNNNNNNNNNNNNNNNNNNNNNNNNNNNNNNNNNNNNNNNNNNNNNNNNNNNNNNNNNNNNNNNNNNNNNNNNNNNNNNNNNNNNNNNNNNNNNNNNNNNNNNNNNNNNNNNNNNNNNNNNNNNNNNNNNNNNNNNNNNNNNNNNNNNNNNNNNNNNNNNNNNNNNNNNNNNNNNNNNNNNNNNNNNNNNNNNNNNNNNNNNNNNNNNNNNNNNNNNNNNNNNNNNNNNNNNNNNNNNNNNNNNNNNNNNNNNNNNNNNNNNNNNNNNNNNNNNNNNNNNNNNNNNNNNNNNNNNNNNNNNNNNNNNNNNNNNNNNNNNNNNNNNNNNNNNNNNNNNNNNNNNNNNNNNNNNNNNNNNNNNNNNNNNNNNNNNNNNNNNNNNNNNNNNNNNNNNNNNNNNNNNNNNNNNNNNNNNNNNNNNNNNNNNNNNNNNNNNNNNNNNNNNNNNNNNNNNNNNNNNNNNNNNNNNNNNNNNNNNNNNNNNNNNNNNNNNNNNNNNNNNNNNNNNNNNNNNNNNNNNNNNNNNNNNNNNNNNNNNNNNNNNNNNNNNNNNNNNNNNNNNNNNNNNNNNNNNNNNNNNNNNNNNNNNNNNNNNNNNNNNNNNNNNNNNNNNNNNNNNNNNNNNNNNNNNNNNNNNNNNNNNNNNNNNNNNNNNNNNNNNNNNNNNNNNNNNNNNNNNNNNNNNNNNNNNNNNNNNNNNNNNNNNNNNNNNNNNNNNNNNNNNNNNNNNNNNNNNNNNNNNNNNNNNNNNNNNNNNNNNNNNNNNNNNNNNNNNNNNNNNNNNNNNNNNNNNNNNNNNNNNNNNNNNNNNNNNNNNNNNNNNNNNNNNNNNNNNNNNNNNNNNNNNNNNNNNNNNNNNNNNNNNNNNNNNNNNNNNNNNNNNNNNNNNNNNNNNNNNNNNNNNNNNNNNNNNNNNNNNNNNNNNNNNNNNNNNNNNNNNNNNNNNNNNNNNNNNNNNNNNNNNNNNNNNNNNNNNNNNNNNNNNNNNNNNNNNNNNNNNNNNNNNNNNNNNNNNNNNNNNNNNNNNNNNNNNNNNNNNNNNNNNNNNNNNNNNNNNNNNNNNNNNNNNNNNNNNNNNNNNNNNNNNNNNNNNNNNNNNNNNNNNNNNNNNNNNNNNNNNNNNNNNNNNNNNNNNNNNNNNNNNNNNNNNNNNNNNNNNNNNNNNNNNNNNNNNNNNNNNNNNNNNNNNNNNNNNNNNNNNNNNNNNNNNNNNNNNNNNNNNNNNNNNNNNNNNNNNNNNNNNNNNNNNNNNNNNNNNNNNNNNNNNNNNNNNNNNNNNNNNNNNNNNNNNNNNNNNNNNNNNNNNNNNNNNNNNNNNNNNNNNNNNNNNNNNNNNNNNNNNNNNNNNNNNNNNNNNNNNNNNNNNNNNNNNNNNNNNNNNNNNNNNNNNNNNNNNNNNNNNNNNNNNNNNNNNNNNNNNNNNNNNNNNNNNNNNNNNNNNNNNNNNNNNNNNNNNNNNNNNNNNNNNNNNNNNNNNNNNNNNNNNNNNNNNNNNNNNNNNNNNNNNNNNNNNNNNNNNNNNNNNNNNNNNNNNNNNNNNNNNNNNNNNNNNNNNNNNNNNNNNNNNNNNNNNNNNNNNNNNNNNNNNNNNNNNNNNNNNNNNNNNNNNNNNNNNNNNNNNNNNNNNNNNNNNNNNNNNNNNNNNNNNNNNNNNNNNNNNNNNNNNNNNNNNNNNNNNNNNNNNNNNNNNNNNNNNNNNNNNNNNNNNNNNNNNNNNNNNNNNNNNNNNNNNNNNNNNNNNNNNNNNNNNNNNNNNNNNNNNNNNNNNNNNNNNNNNNNNNNNNNNNNNNNNNNNNNNNNNNNNNNNNNNNNNNNNNNNNNNNNNNNNNNNNNNNNNNNNNNNNNNNNNNNNNNNNNNNNNNNNNNNNNNNNNNNNNNNNNNNNNNNNNNNNNNNNNNNNNNNNNNNNNNNNNNNNNNNNNNNNNNNNNNNNNNNNNNNNNNNNNNNNNNNNNNNNNNNNNNNNNNNNNNNNNNNNNNNNNNNNNNNNNNNNNNNNNNNNNNNNNNNNNNNNNNNNNNNNNNNNNNNNNNNNNNNNNNNNNNNNNNNNNNNNNNNNNNNNNNNNNNNNNNNNNNNNNNNNNNNNNNNNNNNNNNNNNNNNNNNNNNNNNNNNNNNNNNNNNNNNNNNNNNNNNNNNNNNNNNNNNNNNNNNNNNNNNNNNNNNNNNNNNNNNNNNNNNNNNNNNNNNNNNNNNNNNNNNNN
This window encodes:
- the LOC141438565 gene encoding uncharacterized protein, with translation MGTSRGRRARAGGRLVPRLRGPARAGGARECVARRATRSRAPHEHAHAHAQNAKRAVLATKSRRPPPPAHNTPNNKNSRLKKGMKTAKQRLGKILKIHKMIC